The Amycolatopsis mongoliensis genome includes a window with the following:
- a CDS encoding S8 family serine peptidase, translating into MTRPQDFRLLIGPEPFDPIDVAPGALAPGKKATVVQFTAALTIPDVARLKSAYGLVLDRFIPNLAYLEHLDDATVAKVRADFLVRTCTALDPALKLAPWIPATGTPLALIVTLFDDTDLPAVRTSLTAAGARDVQVLDNREIGSHPVARCAIDDRSALPLVAALDDVVWVEPEQATVSFNVEAAQTIQSGTVGEHGGTIWDQKIHGEGQVIDIIEEGGTIDLSHCFFTDDPVNIPGPLHRKVLKLTSKAGTKVTEHAMFVAGIAAGDAQTNQGAHPHRGGAWAAKIVFRTRDTHLVNMLEDGMNAGATIHNTSWGVENPDYDKTARDADDFSFRNEDHVVVGAAAPFHGPNDNRPPGIAKNVLCVAAAEAFPFEMDYGDGQPGPTVPDGRRKPDLIAVGGGISSALLNPAPASGPYCLTGPPQVFGATASSWAAPNAAAAAALVRQYFTEGFYPRGERLGNRPFFPTGALIRAVLLNSTVDMTGSGLPTASLKGYPTALEGWGRIRLDRTLFFPGSPRRLFVNDVRHLAGLTLGQQVTRQVSVANGSEILKITLVWTDVPPAESLHTLPSRNSIRLDVEDPAGVRYLGNDIDRTTGFSRPFAPATSSGADLRNNVQMVIVEHPPAGPWRISLHGDLIFEQQGYALVVSGALK; encoded by the coding sequence GTGACCCGGCCCCAGGATTTCCGCCTGCTGATCGGCCCGGAGCCGTTCGACCCCATCGACGTGGCCCCCGGCGCGCTCGCGCCCGGCAAGAAGGCGACGGTCGTCCAGTTCACCGCCGCCCTGACCATCCCGGACGTCGCCCGCTTGAAGAGCGCGTACGGCCTGGTCCTCGACCGGTTCATCCCGAACCTGGCCTACCTCGAACACCTCGACGACGCGACCGTCGCCAAGGTGCGGGCCGACTTCCTCGTCCGGACCTGCACCGCACTGGACCCGGCGCTGAAGCTCGCCCCTTGGATCCCCGCCACCGGCACGCCGCTCGCGCTGATCGTGACCTTGTTCGACGACACGGACCTCCCCGCCGTCCGGACGTCGCTGACCGCGGCCGGCGCCCGGGACGTCCAGGTCCTCGACAACCGGGAGATCGGCAGCCACCCCGTCGCGCGGTGCGCGATCGACGACCGGTCGGCGCTGCCGCTGGTCGCGGCGCTCGACGACGTCGTCTGGGTGGAGCCGGAGCAGGCCACTGTGTCCTTCAACGTCGAAGCGGCGCAGACGATCCAGTCCGGCACGGTCGGCGAGCACGGCGGCACGATCTGGGACCAGAAAATACACGGCGAAGGCCAGGTGATCGACATCATCGAGGAGGGCGGCACGATCGACCTGAGCCACTGCTTCTTCACCGACGACCCGGTGAACATCCCCGGCCCGCTGCACCGGAAGGTCCTCAAGCTCACCTCGAAGGCCGGCACCAAGGTGACCGAGCACGCCATGTTCGTCGCGGGTATCGCGGCGGGCGACGCACAAACCAACCAGGGCGCGCACCCGCACCGGGGCGGGGCGTGGGCGGCCAAGATCGTCTTCCGCACCCGGGACACCCACCTCGTGAACATGCTCGAGGACGGGATGAACGCCGGCGCCACGATTCACAACACCAGCTGGGGAGTCGAAAACCCGGACTACGACAAGACCGCGCGGGACGCCGACGACTTCAGCTTCCGCAACGAGGACCACGTGGTCGTCGGCGCCGCCGCGCCTTTCCACGGACCGAACGACAACAGGCCGCCCGGGATCGCCAAGAACGTCCTCTGCGTCGCAGCGGCCGAAGCGTTCCCCTTCGAGATGGACTATGGTGACGGGCAGCCCGGCCCGACCGTCCCCGACGGCCGCCGCAAGCCCGATCTCATCGCCGTGGGCGGTGGCATCAGCTCGGCGTTGCTCAACCCCGCGCCGGCCTCGGGGCCTTACTGCCTGACCGGCCCGCCGCAGGTCTTCGGCGCGACCGCCTCGAGCTGGGCGGCGCCGAACGCCGCGGCCGCGGCCGCGCTCGTGCGCCAGTACTTCACCGAGGGGTTCTACCCCCGCGGTGAGAGGCTGGGCAACCGGCCGTTCTTCCCGACCGGTGCGCTGATCCGGGCGGTGCTGCTCAACTCGACCGTCGACATGACCGGTTCCGGGCTCCCCACCGCCAGCCTCAAGGGCTACCCGACAGCCCTCGAGGGCTGGGGACGCATCCGGCTCGATCGCACTCTCTTCTTCCCGGGCAGTCCTCGCCGGTTGTTCGTTAACGACGTGCGGCACCTTGCCGGCCTGACGCTCGGACAGCAGGTGACCCGGCAGGTGTCCGTCGCCAACGGCAGCGAGATTCTCAAGATCACGCTGGTGTGGACGGACGTCCCACCGGCCGAGTCCCTGCACACCCTGCCGTCGCGCAATTCCATCCGGCTGGACGTGGAGGACCCCGCGGGAGTCCGGTACCTCGGCAACGACATCGACCGGACCACCGGGTTCTCCCGGCCGTTCGCACCAGCTACGTCCAGCGGGGCGGACCTCCGCAACAACGTCCAGATGGTCATCGTCGAGCACCCACCCGCCGGCCCCTGGAGGATCTCGCTCCACGGGGACCTGATCTTCGAGCAGCAAGGCTACGCACTCGTGGTGTCAGGAGCCTTGAAATGA
- a CDS encoding DUF6603 domain-containing protein produces MTDPAGDRGTLGLIAHHLVEAVRPLEDAFSDAAAFTTLMRQLGWQVPGLPPSYPAVAAAVTQAVNALELLSDGATVEEILAVVGKAGDVYRAISALTQAPAGIDPAVFLPGLARRIFEYLLGRQLLAEAPDWYAALEALGIIVPEFQPAAAGRADHVRVRFDWDRIPALLADPSPVPAAVYGWGTPNLAFGKLAELLAGLVAGLGLPVTLDQLSDDEIAPLHTEATRPPDETAGQGLTLMLGETALPGGTVAPIGLQLTGLPADGEALPGMILLPLVPDGVDAAVPLGGDWTLVVRAGTDLAQQLAVFARPGDVGVRYPGEPGRALPGAGFGVSLVFAPDTAVRLFGQPGQTRLELTGAKLDAAVDVRGGEPEVGFRAAVDGLALVVSAAGADGFLGTVLGDTELRVAIPAQLAWSSRTGLQFTTQAGLEVTVSPNLDLGFAHVDRVTLAVAADGTALATRAQAAFSGRFGPFAYVVDGFGVELPVAFTDGNAGPFDVGLHVTPPTGVGLAVDAGVISGGGFLSFDAERGEYAGALELELADFLAVKAIGVITTRLPGGARGFSLLIVLTAEFGTGLQLGAGFTLLAVGGLVGLNRGMNLAALVEGVRTGAIESVAFPKDVVANAPRILSDLARFFPPEQGTFLIGPMAKIGWGTPTLVTISLGVIIEIPGNVAVLGVLKAALPTADKPLLVVQAQFVGALELDKSRLWFFAKLFDSRVLTMTIEGGMGVLVAWGDNPDLVLTVGGFHPAYRPPPLPFPIPDRLSVDILNRSNQLIRVSGYFAITSNTVQFGAKAELRLGFSAFRVEGHLGFDALFQLSPFRFAIHIGAHVTLKAFGVGAFGIDLDFQLEGPAPWRAHGRGSIGFLFFSISANFDITWGEDRDTTLPPVAVLPLLANEIGKTEGWETRLPSGGTRALVTLRELPDTGELVLHPLGTLFVRQRALPLNVRLDRVGGQKAGDGKRFTIAPLDNTGLKRVSDTGDRFAMGQFQTLSDAAALSRPSYETQDAGLELTADTALATARVVRRSARYELHVIDSTATPASPRAAALAAPQKRFHSVSGPVFDELTRGSSTSRAALSARQATQKQPFAATDAVRVTEQRFVVAYRKSNRQAFPPGVPGRRSHATTFRSRTTAEDALAEFVTADRALDGLLHVIPVAEAAVSPVASGTWSDAGPLPVPASETDLATLADGRVLLAGGTAPEGSSLAATALFDPTADAWSAGPPLATARRRHTTTRLGTGRVLALGGRSGTEVLASAEVFDPAAGAWAPVAAMSTARHGHAATALHDWRILVTGGSGVRTGQEDGALASAELFHPATGTWTATAPMGDARTGHQAVVLDDGRVLVIGGAVPTGSGREEALAYCELYDPDKNEWTPTGTLSQARKGHQATVLPGGHVLVTGGDPVVAADGTVDPHSLATAELFDPATQKWSAAADLPGGRARHRSLLLRSELVLVLGGTGAPEATAGYRSVLAYDHTDGSWSTVDGLGTGRSGFGVVELADDRVLVAGGVASAGAAAENPEAGTPAQRSEVLIP; encoded by the coding sequence ATGACCGACCCCGCCGGCGATCGCGGCACCTTGGGCCTGATCGCCCACCACCTCGTCGAAGCCGTCCGGCCCCTCGAGGACGCGTTCTCGGACGCGGCCGCCTTCACAACGCTGATGCGCCAGCTCGGCTGGCAGGTACCCGGCCTGCCGCCGTCCTACCCCGCCGTCGCGGCGGCGGTCACCCAGGCCGTCAACGCGCTCGAGCTGCTCTCCGACGGCGCCACCGTCGAAGAGATCCTCGCCGTCGTCGGCAAAGCCGGGGACGTCTACCGGGCGATCTCGGCGCTGACCCAGGCTCCGGCCGGGATCGACCCCGCGGTGTTCCTCCCCGGGCTGGCCCGCCGCATCTTCGAGTACCTGCTGGGCAGGCAGCTGCTGGCCGAGGCGCCCGACTGGTACGCCGCGCTCGAGGCGCTCGGGATCATCGTGCCCGAGTTCCAGCCGGCCGCCGCCGGTCGCGCCGACCACGTGCGGGTCCGCTTCGACTGGGACCGGATCCCCGCGCTCCTGGCGGATCCGTCGCCGGTGCCGGCCGCGGTCTACGGCTGGGGCACGCCGAACCTGGCCTTCGGCAAGCTCGCCGAACTGCTCGCCGGGCTCGTCGCGGGCCTCGGCCTGCCGGTGACGCTCGACCAGCTGTCCGACGACGAAATCGCTCCCCTGCACACCGAGGCGACCCGGCCACCGGACGAAACCGCCGGCCAGGGCCTGACCCTGATGCTCGGCGAGACCGCCCTGCCCGGCGGGACGGTGGCGCCGATCGGGCTCCAGCTCACCGGGCTGCCTGCCGACGGCGAGGCGCTGCCCGGGATGATCCTGCTGCCGCTGGTGCCCGACGGCGTCGACGCGGCCGTGCCGCTCGGCGGCGACTGGACGCTCGTCGTGCGCGCCGGCACGGATCTGGCCCAGCAGCTCGCCGTGTTCGCGCGGCCGGGCGACGTCGGCGTGCGCTACCCGGGCGAGCCCGGCCGGGCGCTGCCGGGTGCCGGGTTCGGGGTGTCGCTCGTATTCGCCCCGGACACCGCCGTCCGGTTGTTCGGCCAGCCCGGGCAGACCCGCCTGGAGCTGACCGGGGCGAAACTCGATGCGGCCGTCGACGTGCGTGGCGGCGAACCCGAGGTGGGGTTCCGCGCCGCCGTCGACGGGCTGGCGCTCGTGGTCAGCGCCGCCGGGGCGGACGGGTTCCTCGGGACCGTGCTGGGCGACACCGAACTGCGGGTGGCGATCCCCGCCCAGCTCGCCTGGTCGAGCCGGACCGGACTGCAGTTCACCACCCAGGCCGGGCTCGAGGTGACCGTCAGCCCGAACCTGGACCTCGGGTTCGCGCACGTCGACCGCGTCACCCTGGCCGTGGCGGCCGACGGGACGGCACTGGCCACCCGCGCCCAAGCGGCGTTCTCGGGCAGGTTCGGCCCGTTCGCCTACGTCGTCGACGGCTTCGGTGTCGAACTCCCGGTCGCCTTCACCGACGGCAACGCCGGCCCGTTCGACGTCGGCCTGCACGTCACGCCGCCGACCGGGGTCGGGCTGGCGGTGGACGCGGGGGTGATCTCCGGCGGCGGGTTCCTCTCCTTCGACGCCGAGCGGGGCGAGTACGCCGGCGCGCTGGAACTGGAACTGGCGGACTTCCTGGCCGTCAAGGCGATCGGGGTGATCACGACCCGGCTGCCGGGCGGCGCCCGCGGGTTCTCGCTGCTGATCGTGCTGACCGCCGAGTTCGGCACCGGTCTGCAGCTGGGGGCGGGTTTCACGCTGCTGGCCGTCGGCGGGCTCGTCGGGCTCAACCGCGGGATGAACCTGGCGGCGCTGGTCGAGGGCGTCCGGACCGGCGCGATCGAGTCCGTCGCCTTCCCGAAGGACGTCGTCGCCAACGCGCCCCGGATCCTGTCCGACCTCGCGCGGTTCTTCCCGCCGGAGCAGGGCACGTTCCTGATCGGGCCGATGGCCAAGATCGGCTGGGGCACGCCCACTCTGGTGACCATCTCGCTCGGCGTCATCATCGAAATCCCGGGCAACGTCGCCGTGCTCGGCGTCCTCAAGGCCGCGCTCCCCACCGCCGACAAGCCGCTGCTGGTCGTGCAGGCCCAGTTCGTCGGCGCGCTCGAACTCGACAAGTCCCGGCTGTGGTTCTTCGCGAAGCTCTTCGACTCGCGTGTTCTCACCATGACCATCGAGGGCGGGATGGGCGTGCTGGTCGCCTGGGGTGACAACCCCGATCTCGTCCTCACCGTCGGCGGCTTCCACCCCGCCTACCGGCCACCCCCTCTCCCCTTCCCGATCCCCGACCGGCTCTCGGTCGACATCCTCAACCGCAGCAACCAGCTCATCCGCGTCTCCGGCTACTTCGCCATCACCAGCAACACCGTCCAGTTCGGTGCGAAAGCCGAACTCCGGCTCGGCTTCAGCGCGTTCCGCGTCGAAGGGCACCTCGGCTTCGACGCACTCTTCCAGCTGTCCCCGTTCCGGTTCGCCATCCACATCGGTGCCCACGTCACCCTCAAAGCCTTCGGCGTCGGCGCGTTCGGCATCGACCTCGACTTCCAGCTCGAAGGCCCCGCACCCTGGCGCGCCCATGGCCGCGGCTCGATCGGGTTCCTCTTCTTCTCCATCTCCGCCAACTTCGACATCACCTGGGGCGAAGACCGCGACACCACGCTGCCACCCGTGGCCGTGCTTCCGTTGCTGGCCAACGAAATCGGCAAGACCGAAGGCTGGGAGACCCGGCTGCCCTCGGGCGGGACCCGGGCGCTGGTCACCCTCCGGGAGCTGCCCGACACCGGCGAACTCGTGCTGCATCCCCTCGGCACGCTGTTCGTCCGGCAACGCGCCCTGCCGCTGAACGTCCGGCTCGACCGCGTTGGCGGGCAGAAGGCCGGGGACGGCAAGCGGTTCACCATCGCACCTCTCGACAACACCGGCCTCAAGCGAGTCTCGGACACCGGCGACCGCTTCGCGATGGGACAGTTCCAGACCCTCTCCGACGCCGCCGCCCTGTCCCGTCCCTCCTACGAGACCCAGGACGCCGGCCTCGAACTGACCGCCGACACCGCCCTCGCCACGGCCCGCGTCGTCCGCCGCAGCGCCCGCTACGAACTGCACGTCATCGACAGCACCGCCACTCCGGCGAGTCCTCGTGCGGCCGCCCTCGCCGCGCCGCAGAAGCGGTTCCACAGCGTCAGCGGGCCGGTCTTCGACGAACTGACCCGTGGCAGCAGCACCAGCCGCGCGGCGCTGTCGGCGCGGCAAGCCACGCAGAAGCAGCCGTTCGCGGCCACCGACGCCGTCCGCGTCACCGAACAGCGGTTCGTCGTCGCCTACCGCAAGAGCAATCGCCAGGCGTTCCCGCCCGGCGTACCGGGACGGCGGTCGCACGCGACCACCTTCCGCAGCCGGACCACGGCGGAGGACGCGCTCGCCGAGTTCGTCACCGCGGACCGGGCCTTGGACGGCCTGCTGCACGTGATCCCGGTGGCGGAGGCGGCGGTGTCCCCGGTCGCGTCCGGGACGTGGTCCGACGCCGGGCCGCTGCCGGTGCCCGCGTCGGAGACCGACCTGGCCACGCTCGCCGACGGCCGCGTGCTGCTGGCCGGTGGCACCGCACCCGAAGGGTCGTCGCTCGCCGCCACGGCGTTGTTCGACCCGACCGCCGACGCGTGGTCCGCCGGACCGCCGCTGGCAACCGCACGCCGGCGGCACACCACCACCCGGCTCGGCACCGGCCGCGTCCTCGCCCTCGGCGGGCGGTCCGGCACCGAGGTGCTCGCCTCGGCGGAGGTCTTCGACCCCGCCGCCGGCGCCTGGGCACCCGTGGCCGCGATGAGCACGGCCCGCCACGGCCACGCGGCTACCGCACTGCATGACTGGCGAATCCTCGTCACCGGCGGCAGCGGGGTCCGGACCGGCCAGGAAGACGGCGCACTCGCGTCGGCCGAGCTGTTCCACCCGGCCACCGGAACCTGGACCGCCACCGCCCCGATGGGTGACGCACGCACCGGGCACCAGGCGGTCGTCCTCGACGACGGCCGGGTCCTCGTCATCGGCGGCGCCGTCCCCACCGGGAGCGGCCGGGAAGAAGCACTGGCGTACTGCGAGCTGTACGACCCGGACAAGAACGAGTGGACCCCCACCGGAACCCTTTCCCAGGCCCGGAAAGGCCACCAGGCGACCGTGCTGCCCGGCGGACACGTGCTGGTCACCGGCGGCGATCCGGTCGTCGCCGCCGACGGCACCGTCGACCCGCACAGCCTGGCCACGGCCGAACTGTTCGACCCCGCCACGCAGAAGTGGTCCGCCGCGGCGGACCTGCCCGGCGGGCGCGCCCGCCACCGGAGCCTGCTCCTGCGCTCGGAGCTCGTCCTCGTCCTCGGCGGGACCGGTGCGCCGGAAGCGACGGCGGGCTACCGGTCCGTCCTGGCCTACGACCACACCGACGGCTCCTGGTCCACAGTGGACGGACTGGGCACCGGCCGGTCCGGCTTCGGCGTCGTGGAACTGGCCGACGACCGGGTCCTGGTCGCCGGCGGCGTCGCGAGCGCGGGCGCGGCCGCCGAAAACCCGGAAGCCGGCACGCCGGCCCAGCGCAGCGAGGTGCTCATACCGTGA